A window of Microcystis aeruginosa FD4 contains these coding sequences:
- a CDS encoding sugar transferase, whose amino-acid sequence MPNATSPPLAPPMHRLPRQWLSDIRSPQRIHWFRRTRPQWQGLSVLILGDILALAAAWFGARYFNQFFSPIPSGLVWWNWLGLPSLFWIFAGAIVFLFAQNGLYSSSPKSQDYLKTGQLISIVYLSSLVVGYFYDPKLDPPRSLFFSAWFFSVILVFGFRLITTLIVRQIQPKNSKLAVFIIAPAARIDKLASLLEKRYHYSVVGAALANDANSPITLKAIADSGAVEVLADDIPNTDLASKLYWQLRRSRITLRLLPSSREILYRRGQPEIVAGLPTLRVRAPLLLGWDYRSKRMIDLIGAFLGVILLSPLFIVIALLIKFSSPGPVFFRQERVGLQGKPFFMWKFRTMVVNADQLQEQLEAANENQDGVLFKLKNDPRIIKGGHFLRKTSLDELPQLFNVLLGQMSLVGPRPLPLRDVEKFAQWHHIRHQVLPGITGLWQISGRSDIDDFNDAARLDLYYIDNWSLNLDLDILVETLRIVLFGKGAY is encoded by the coding sequence ATGCCAAACGCTACATCGCCGCCGCTTGCTCCTCCCATGCACCGTCTCCCCCGTCAGTGGCTATCCGATATTCGCTCACCCCAGAGAATCCACTGGTTTCGTCGCACTCGTCCCCAATGGCAAGGTTTATCTGTGCTAATTTTGGGGGATATTTTGGCTCTAGCGGCGGCTTGGTTTGGCGCTCGTTATTTTAATCAATTTTTCTCCCCCATCCCTTCTGGATTAGTCTGGTGGAATTGGTTGGGATTACCTAGTTTATTCTGGATTTTTGCTGGGGCGATCGTATTTTTGTTCGCCCAAAATGGTTTGTATAGTTCTTCCCCAAAAAGCCAAGATTATCTAAAAACCGGTCAATTAATTAGCATTGTTTACCTATCTTCTCTAGTTGTCGGTTATTTTTACGATCCGAAATTAGATCCCCCTCGATCGCTTTTTTTCAGCGCTTGGTTTTTTAGTGTTATTCTCGTCTTCGGATTTCGTCTGATCACTACCCTAATTGTCCGACAAATACAGCCAAAAAATAGCAAATTAGCGGTTTTTATTATTGCTCCCGCCGCTAGAATTGATAAATTAGCCTCGCTCTTAGAAAAACGCTATCATTACTCCGTGGTTGGGGCAGCCTTGGCTAACGACGCTAACTCACCCATTACCCTAAAAGCGATCGCCGATTCCGGTGCGGTGGAAGTATTGGCCGATGATATTCCCAATACAGACCTAGCGTCAAAATTATACTGGCAATTGCGGCGATCGAGGATTACCCTGCGTCTTCTCCCCTCCAGTCGCGAAATTCTCTATCGTCGCGGTCAACCGGAAATCGTCGCCGGTTTACCGACTTTGCGCGTCCGGGCCCCTTTACTTTTAGGATGGGATTATCGGAGCAAAAGAATGATCGATTTGATCGGGGCTTTTTTGGGTGTGATTCTTCTATCACCTCTATTTATTGTTATTGCTCTATTAATAAAATTTTCTTCTCCCGGACCGGTCTTTTTCCGACAGGAGAGGGTGGGTTTACAGGGAAAACCCTTTTTTATGTGGAAGTTTCGCACTATGGTAGTCAATGCCGATCAACTGCAAGAGCAATTAGAAGCCGCTAACGAAAATCAGGATGGAGTTTTATTTAAACTTAAAAACGATCCGCGCATTATTAAAGGTGGTCATTTCCTCAGAAAAACTAGCCTCGATGAATTGCCGCAATTATTTAATGTTTTATTAGGTCAAATGAGTTTAGTCGGTCCGCGACCTTTACCCCTGCGAGATGTGGAAAAATTCGCCCAATGGCATCATATCCGTCATCAAGTTTTACCCGGAATTACGGGACTATGGCAGATTTCTGGGCGCTCGGATATCGATGATTTTAACGATGCGGCCCGCTTGGATTTGTATTACATCGATAATTGGTCTTTGAATTTAGACCTAGATATTCTAGTGGAAACCCTGCGAATTGTTCTTTTTGGCAAAGGTGCTTATTAA
- a CDS encoding Rieske (2Fe-2S) protein, translating to MSWTKVLSVDSLAPGARQVVKVGDSSILLINNNGQFHAVGNRCPHLKLSMTKGQITEDGVIVCPWHRSSFDLCSGAVKDWITWPPVVNKAMAAVSQPQALPVYPLRIEDGSIWIDA from the coding sequence ATGAGTTGGACAAAAGTATTATCTGTAGATTCCCTTGCCCCCGGCGCCCGTCAAGTGGTAAAAGTGGGGGACAGTTCCATTCTCTTGATTAACAATAACGGTCAATTCCACGCCGTCGGTAATCGTTGTCCTCATTTAAAATTATCGATGACGAAGGGCCAAATTACCGAGGATGGTGTGATCGTTTGTCCCTGGCATCGTAGTTCTTTTGATCTCTGTAGTGGTGCTGTCAAAGACTGGATTACCTGGCCCCCCGTGGTTAACAAAGCGATGGCGGCAGTTTCTCAACCCCAAGCTTTACCCGTTTATCCCCTTCGCATCGAAGACGGCAGCATCTGGATAGACGCATAA
- a CDS encoding DUF1997 domain-containing protein has product MEVTFTAAESLEIVVAEQTIPIQHYLRQPQRLVQAIVETSLTENLSEHRFRLKMRPLNFLNMYYFQPTVILNVWATSGGTIFLQSEDCQIKGIDYINDRFSLDIKGKLAPVEKNNQTYLAGKANLEVKVALPPPLWLTPRPLLEITGNSLLKGVLLRIKQRLMSQLLQDYQQWAKQDIIAQNSPETILDLSLG; this is encoded by the coding sequence ATGGAAGTAACTTTTACCGCTGCCGAATCCCTAGAAATTGTTGTTGCTGAACAAACCATCCCGATTCAGCATTATCTGCGCCAACCGCAAAGATTAGTACAGGCTATCGTTGAGACTAGCTTAACAGAAAACCTGTCTGAGCATCGGTTTCGCCTAAAAATGCGTCCCCTAAACTTCTTGAATATGTACTATTTTCAGCCCACGGTTATCCTCAATGTCTGGGCTACTTCTGGGGGGACAATATTTTTGCAATCAGAAGACTGTCAGATCAAAGGTATTGATTATATCAACGATCGCTTTAGCCTCGATATTAAAGGCAAACTCGCTCCTGTGGAAAAAAATAATCAAACCTATCTAGCGGGGAAAGCTAATCTTGAGGTGAAAGTTGCTCTACCACCGCCATTATGGTTAACCCCGCGTCCGTTGTTAGAAATCACCGGCAATAGTCTCTTAAAAGGGGTTTTATTGCGGATTAAACAGCGTTTAATGAGTCAATTGTTGCAAGATTACCAACAATGGGCTAAACAGGATATTATTGCCCAAAATTCCCCCGAAACTATTCTCGATCTCTCCCTTGGTTAA
- a CDS encoding hydantoinase B/oxoprolinase family protein: MSPLNSHRSEITTVADPIYLEIFKNLYQFIAEEMGITLQNTAASVNIKERLDFSCAIFDQVGNLIANAPHIPVHLGSMSDSVKSLIQDKGETIRPGNVYLANNPYNGGTHLPDVTVISPIFDRQNQEILFYLASRGHQADIGGISPGSMPPHSVHISEEGILFDNFLLVAAGKFREQELINHLTNSPFPARNIAQNIADFQAQIAANAKGERELHNMVDRYGLAMVKAYQQFVQDNAELAVRKAISVLKDGEFTYDLDNGAVIKVRISIDTDNCQATIDFTGTSDQLNNNFNAPLAVTRAAVLYVFRTLVEEAIPLNAGCFKPLHLIIPSGCFLNPVYPAAVVGGNVETSQAIVNALYGALGIQAASQGTMNNFTFGNQEYQYYETICGGSGAGANFAGTAAVQTQMTNSRLTDPEVLEMRYPVLVESFSIRPDSGGKGQYSGGDGVMRRIKFQETMTANILSGNRRIPPFGLAGGKAGKIGRNAVERNDGTIEELPGTATVEMNPGDIFIIETPGGGGYGNC; the protein is encoded by the coding sequence ATGTCCCCTCTCAATTCCCACCGCTCAGAAATAACTACCGTTGCCGATCCTATTTATCTGGAAATCTTTAAAAATCTCTATCAATTTATTGCCGAAGAAATGGGAATTACTCTGCAAAATACGGCAGCAAGTGTCAATATTAAAGAGCGCCTAGACTTCTCCTGTGCTATCTTTGATCAGGTGGGAAATTTAATTGCTAATGCTCCTCATATTCCTGTCCATTTAGGCTCTATGTCCGATAGTGTTAAAAGTTTAATTCAGGATAAAGGTGAGACGATTCGTCCAGGGAATGTTTATCTAGCTAATAATCCTTATAATGGCGGTACTCACCTGCCAGATGTCACCGTAATTAGTCCTATTTTTGACCGCCAAAATCAGGAAATATTATTTTATCTTGCCTCCCGGGGACATCAAGCCGATATCGGTGGAATTTCTCCCGGTTCTATGCCTCCTCACTCTGTCCATATTAGCGAAGAGGGAATTTTATTCGATAATTTTTTGCTGGTAGCGGCGGGTAAATTTCGGGAACAAGAATTAATTAATCACTTAACTAATAGTCCTTTTCCAGCACGCAATATCGCCCAAAATATTGCCGATTTTCAAGCACAAATAGCCGCTAATGCCAAGGGGGAAAGAGAATTACATAATATGGTTGATCGCTACGGATTAGCTATGGTTAAAGCCTATCAACAGTTTGTTCAAGATAATGCGGAATTAGCGGTTAGAAAAGCTATATCTGTCTTAAAAGATGGTGAATTTACCTATGATCTGGATAACGGTGCTGTCATCAAGGTCAGAATTAGCATAGATACTGATAATTGTCAAGCAACCATCGATTTTACTGGCACATCTGACCAGTTAAATAATAATTTTAATGCACCCTTGGCAGTGACAAGAGCGGCGGTTTTATACGTTTTTCGCACCCTTGTGGAGGAGGCAATTCCTTTAAATGCTGGCTGTTTCAAACCCCTCCATTTAATTATCCCTTCTGGCTGTTTTCTTAATCCCGTTTATCCAGCAGCCGTAGTAGGGGGAAATGTGGAAACTTCTCAAGCAATAGTTAATGCTTTATACGGTGCTTTAGGCATTCAAGCAGCCAGTCAAGGGACGATGAATAATTTCACTTTTGGCAATCAAGAATATCAATATTATGAGACTATTTGTGGCGGTTCCGGTGCGGGGGCAAATTTTGCGGGAACTGCTGCCGTACAAACCCAGATGACTAATTCCCGTCTCACCGATCCAGAAGTATTAGAAATGCGCTATCCTGTGTTAGTAGAAAGTTTTAGCATTCGCCCCGATAGTGGCGGCAAGGGACAATATTCTGGAGGTGATGGTGTGATGAGAAGGATTAAATTTCAAGAGACCATGACTGCTAATATTTTATCGGGTAATCGCCGGATTCCCCCCTTTGGACTAGCGGGAGGAAAAGCCGGTAAAATAGGACGTAATGCCGTGGAAAGAAACGATGGAACTATCGAAGAATTGCCCGGTACTGCGACTGTAGAAATGAACCCCGGTGATATTTTTATTATTGAAACCCCCGGCGGTGGTGGCTATGGAAATTGCTGA
- the truB gene encoding tRNA pseudouridine(55) synthase TruB encodes MFGFLNLNKPPDWTSHDCVAKVRKILKTKRVGHGGTLDPMATGVLPIAVGAATRLLAYLPENKAYRAKIQLGLSTDTDDITGKAIATCPWPDLTLEAVKPHLAEFIGNIAQIPPMYSAIHKDGRRLYELARKGEIIAVEPRQVKIDQITVLGWLEGEFPQIELDIHCGSGTYIRSLARDLGKVLAVGGTLASLTRTESCGFQLADSINLEALMANSEGLISPRIALAHLDWISFTPERVIDWFHGRKINLTDTNVIIGSLVAVESLEAQFLGIGEIVVIEDEYCLQPKIVIQQ; translated from the coding sequence ATGTTTGGCTTTTTAAATCTCAATAAACCCCCCGATTGGACTTCTCACGATTGTGTGGCCAAAGTCCGAAAAATTCTTAAGACAAAACGAGTCGGCCATGGCGGAACTTTAGATCCTATGGCTACGGGAGTTTTACCGATCGCCGTCGGGGCTGCCACCCGATTACTGGCCTATTTACCCGAAAATAAGGCTTATCGGGCAAAAATCCAGTTAGGACTCAGCACCGATACCGATGATATTACGGGAAAAGCGATCGCCACTTGTCCCTGGCCCGATTTAACTTTAGAGGCGGTTAAGCCCCATTTAGCGGAATTTATTGGCAATATTGCCCAAATTCCGCCGATGTATAGTGCTATTCACAAGGATGGTCGCCGTCTCTACGAATTGGCTCGCAAAGGGGAAATAATCGCAGTGGAGCCTCGTCAGGTCAAAATTGACCAAATTACGGTTTTAGGCTGGTTAGAGGGCGAATTTCCGCAAATAGAGCTAGATATTCACTGTGGATCGGGGACTTATATTCGTTCCCTAGCCAGAGATTTGGGCAAGGTGTTAGCTGTGGGTGGCACTTTAGCCAGTTTAACTCGCACGGAAAGCTGTGGTTTTCAATTAGCCGATAGTATTAATCTCGAAGCTTTAATGGCTAATTCTGAGGGTTTAATTTCGCCTCGCATTGCCTTGGCACATCTAGACTGGATTTCTTTCACACCAGAGAGAGTTATCGATTGGTTTCACGGCAGAAAAATTAATCTCACCGATACAAATGTTATCATCGGTTCTCTGGTTGCCGTGGAGTCTTTAGAGGCTCAATTTCTCGGCATTGGTGAGATAGTTGTTATAGAAGATGAATACTGCCTACAGCCTAAAATAGTTATTCAGCAATAG
- a CDS encoding winged helix-turn-helix domain-containing protein has protein sequence MACCFSRLLALAIKIISPTKGLNTSAQIFELMQVYPQGITVQELSQRLNRPVSMLNLCLKSLVASKKIVAKKNHNQWVYTVNKKA, from the coding sequence ATGGCCTGTTGTTTCTCCCGATTACTAGCCTTGGCTATTAAGATTATTAGTCCCACAAAAGGATTAAATACTAGCGCACAAATTTTTGAACTTATGCAAGTTTATCCCCAAGGAATCACAGTTCAAGAATTGAGCCAACGCTTAAATCGTCCCGTTTCTATGCTCAATCTTTGTCTAAAATCTTTGGTCGCTTCTAAAAAAATCGTGGCCAAAAAAAATCATAATCAGTGGGTTTATACTGTTAATAAAAAAGCTTAG
- the hisC gene encoding histidinol-phosphate transaminase, whose product MLPTRDCVRQTPAYTPGEQPQTAGFTKLNTNENPYPPPAEIFAHLQEQLEKVRLYPDPISKELRQTAAELYGITADQIIAGNGSDDILNIALRTFVNPGESVAFLDLTYSLYETIARVHGANIIEFTTNDQFELAGPIICPEAKLIFLASPNPPLGKHLKRDYLEATCANASGLVLIDEAYVDFSDDNHLDFLSRYDNVIISRTMSKSYSLAGLRVGFGFASRAIIEQMDKVRDSYNLDRIAQTLATAALKHHNYFEEVWQKVCQTRSRLITSLRELGFIVFDSEANFILASPPQISASELYNQLKERQILVRYFKHPRIQNYVRISIGTDGEIDRLLSAIQEIMGTN is encoded by the coding sequence ATGCTACCCACACGCGATTGTGTTCGTCAAACCCCCGCCTACACTCCGGGAGAACAGCCCCAAACTGCGGGATTTACCAAACTTAACACCAACGAGAATCCCTATCCCCCACCGGCGGAAATTTTTGCCCACCTGCAAGAGCAATTAGAGAAAGTCCGACTCTATCCCGATCCTATCTCAAAAGAGTTACGGCAAACGGCGGCGGAATTATACGGCATAACAGCTGATCAGATAATCGCAGGTAATGGCTCCGATGATATCCTTAATATCGCCCTGCGAACTTTTGTTAACCCTGGCGAAAGCGTCGCTTTTTTGGATTTAACCTATTCCCTTTACGAGACAATTGCCCGGGTACACGGGGCAAATATTATCGAATTTACCACTAATGATCAATTTGAATTAGCAGGGCCGATTATTTGTCCGGAAGCGAAATTAATTTTTCTCGCTTCTCCTAATCCTCCCCTAGGTAAACATCTTAAGCGCGACTATTTAGAAGCAACCTGTGCTAATGCGTCGGGATTGGTATTAATTGATGAAGCTTATGTGGATTTTAGTGATGACAATCATCTCGATTTTCTCTCCCGTTACGATAATGTCATCATTAGTCGCACCATGTCGAAAAGTTATAGTTTAGCGGGGTTAAGAGTCGGTTTCGGTTTTGCTTCGAGGGCAATTATCGAACAGATGGATAAGGTGCGTGATTCCTATAATTTAGATCGCATCGCTCAAACTTTAGCCACAGCAGCTTTAAAACACCATAATTATTTTGAGGAAGTTTGGCAAAAAGTCTGTCAAACCCGCAGCCGTTTAATTACTTCTTTGCGCGAGTTGGGATTTATTGTTTTTGACTCGGAAGCTAATTTTATCCTCGCTTCTCCCCCCCAGATTAGCGCCAGTGAATTATATAATCAACTCAAAGAGCGTCAGATATTAGTGCGATACTTTAAACATCCTCGCATTCAGAATTATGTGCGGATTTCCATCGGCACTGATGGGGAGATTGATCGCCTTTTATCTGCTATTCAAGAGATTATGGGAACAAATTAA
- the ispG gene encoding (E)-4-hydroxy-3-methylbut-2-enyl-diphosphate synthase, whose product MQTLESTLNPPATASEFDTTIHRRKTRPVRVGSVTIGGGHPVVVQSMINEDTLDIDGSVAGIRRLHEIGCEIVRVTVPSLAHAAALAKIREKLLATYQPVPLVADVHHNGMKIALEVAKHVDKVRINPGLYVFEKPKADRSEYSQAEFDEIGEKIAETLKPLVISLRDQDKAMRIGVNHGSLAERMLFTYGDTPEGMVQSALEFIRICESLDFRNLVISLKASRVPVMVAAYRLMVKRMDELGMDYPLHLGVTEAGDGEYGRIKSTAGIATLLADGIGDTIRVSLTEAPEKEIPVCYSILQALGLRKTMVEYVACPSCGRTLFNLEDVLQQVREATKHLTGLDIAVMGCIVNGPGEMADADYGYVGKQAGYIALYRGREEIKRVPESEGVSELINLIKADGRWVEP is encoded by the coding sequence ATGCAAACCTTGGAATCGACGCTCAACCCCCCCGCAACTGCCTCCGAATTCGACACCACGATTCACCGGCGCAAAACCCGTCCCGTCCGGGTAGGTAGCGTTACCATCGGTGGTGGTCATCCCGTGGTCGTGCAGTCGATGATTAACGAGGATACCCTTGATATAGATGGTTCCGTGGCCGGTATCCGTCGCCTCCATGAAATCGGCTGTGAAATTGTCCGCGTCACCGTGCCGAGTCTGGCTCACGCTGCCGCTTTAGCTAAAATTAGGGAAAAACTGCTCGCCACCTATCAACCCGTGCCGTTAGTAGCCGATGTACATCACAACGGCATGAAAATCGCCCTAGAAGTGGCCAAGCACGTCGATAAAGTGCGGATTAACCCCGGTTTGTACGTTTTCGAGAAACCGAAAGCCGACCGCAGCGAGTATAGTCAAGCAGAATTTGATGAGATTGGCGAAAAAATAGCCGAAACACTGAAACCTTTAGTGATTTCCCTGCGAGATCAAGATAAAGCGATGCGAATCGGCGTTAACCACGGTTCTCTGGCCGAAAGAATGCTCTTTACCTACGGCGACACCCCCGAAGGAATGGTACAGTCGGCTTTAGAATTTATCCGCATCTGCGAATCCCTCGATTTTCGCAATCTGGTCATTTCCCTGAAAGCTTCCCGCGTGCCGGTTATGGTAGCCGCCTATCGTCTCATGGTTAAGCGCATGGACGAGTTAGGTATGGATTATCCCCTGCATTTGGGTGTTACTGAAGCAGGAGATGGGGAATACGGACGAATTAAATCCACTGCCGGGATTGCCACTCTCTTAGCGGACGGTATTGGTGATACGATTCGCGTTTCTCTGACGGAAGCTCCCGAAAAGGAAATTCCCGTCTGTTACAGTATTCTCCAGGCCCTGGGACTGCGGAAAACCATGGTCGAATACGTTGCCTGTCCTTCCTGTGGTCGCACTCTTTTTAATTTAGAAGATGTCCTGCAGCAAGTGCGCGAGGCGACTAAACACCTGACCGGACTCGATATCGCCGTTATGGGTTGTATTGTCAACGGACCGGGAGAAATGGCCGACGCAGACTATGGTTATGTAGGGAAACAGGCCGGTTATATTGCCCTTTATCGCGGTCGCGAGGAAATTAAACGCGTCCCCGAAAGTGAAGGTGTAAGCGAGTTGATTAATTTAATTAAAGCCGATGGCCGTTGGGTAGAACCTTAA
- a CDS encoding alpha/beta fold hydrolase, translating to MTTSPAWTERIGYQRDWVWRGWQIRYSFMPAKKTQDADNPPLILLHGFGAAIEHWRHNIPILSQNHRVYAVDLLGFGGSRKVQVPYTVNLWVEQIHDFWQTFINRPVVLVGNSIGSLVSMALAGKYPEMVAGLVMLSLPDVSRRREMIANWLLNIVTPIEKFFTSPWLLKPIFYYLRRPQVLKKWTGIAYEDKKAVSDELVQIIAAPTLDEGAAEAFISLAQAVNHPEYCPPAKLILPRLEIPILLCWGKQDRMVPVQLAQGFVSLNPRIKYIEFERAGHCLQDECPDRFNPILLEWLESVPVL from the coding sequence GTGACAACTTCACCAGCTTGGACAGAACGCATCGGTTATCAACGGGATTGGGTGTGGCGCGGTTGGCAAATTCGTTATAGTTTTATGCCGGCAAAAAAAACCCAAGATGCCGATAATCCCCCTTTAATTTTACTGCATGGATTTGGAGCGGCGATCGAACATTGGCGCCATAATATTCCTATTCTCAGCCAAAATCATCGAGTTTACGCGGTAGATTTATTAGGTTTCGGTGGTTCGCGCAAAGTGCAGGTTCCCTATACCGTTAATCTCTGGGTGGAACAGATACACGATTTCTGGCAAACTTTTATTAATAGACCAGTGGTATTAGTGGGAAATTCGATCGGTTCTTTAGTTAGTATGGCCCTAGCGGGTAAATACCCAGAAATGGTAGCAGGATTAGTTATGCTCAGTTTACCCGATGTCAGCCGTCGGCGGGAAATGATCGCCAATTGGTTATTAAATATCGTCACTCCCATCGAAAAATTTTTCACTTCTCCTTGGCTATTAAAACCGATTTTTTACTATCTGCGTCGTCCGCAAGTCTTGAAAAAATGGACAGGAATCGCCTACGAAGACAAGAAAGCAGTCAGCGACGAATTAGTACAAATTATCGCCGCCCCAACCCTAGATGAGGGGGCAGCCGAGGCCTTTATTTCCCTAGCACAAGCTGTTAATCATCCCGAATATTGTCCACCAGCAAAGTTAATTTTACCACGCTTAGAAATCCCGATTTTATTGTGTTGGGGCAAGCAAGATCGGATGGTTCCCGTCCAGTTAGCCCAGGGTTTTGTCTCCCTTAATCCTAGGATTAAATATATAGAATTTGAACGGGCCGGTCATTGTTTACAGGATGAATGTCCCGACCGTTTTAATCCAATTTTATTAGAGTGGCTAGAATCCGTTCCTGTTCTTTGA